ACAAAATACCTAAACTAACCCCAAagtgttttgacattttatttgcaCATCTTGCTTTGATATATAATACAGGTTTAGATCTTTGCCATTTGCCGTATATTAATGGAACACGGCGGATGAAGTGTCACAAAAATAAGAGCGTAAACAATCCTGAGCTCCTGCGGGTGTAGCCACAGTCACATTCATGTTGCAAGAGTGAAAAATCCTCTTAGTCAGTCTGTGCTTTATACAGCTGTCAGCTCCAATACTCTCTGCAGGacagtaagttttttttttgtatctgtcACACCAAAAAGCAGTCCCAGCCCAAACaatctgttgtgttgtgaaaaTGGACGTTATTCAGTTTTTGTATCATATTATATCTAAGGACTACAGCAGGGAGCCAAAATTTTACACAATTTGTCACCGTCCACACACAtgatgtagtttatttgtactgtatattcacTGGAATGCACTTGATCATCTCCAGTCCTTGCAAGGACCTTCTGGggtttcttccttttttttcctgaggcCTGATTTCTGCTCACTTTTGTCACCTTTTCTTTGGAATGACATCATTCTGTTGCAGGTTCTCCCTACCTGTCACAGTAATAGGGTCATTCTTTTGAAAGGCTGACACCTTTCTGCTATGGTAATCAACAGCAAATTCAACAGCAGTGACGGatgttgtttctcttcctcGTCAGCAAACCACAGTTGAAGAGCAGAGTCGTATCATGCAGCTGGAGAAGGAACTCAGCAGCCGGAGAGTCGAGATCGAGAACCTCCAGGCTCAACTCAGAGGATCTGAAACGAGCTCGCAGCAAGCCAGCGACAGCGAGGCTGCCCCGGGGACAGACACTCAGCCAGAGACCCTCCTCCTGCGCGAGCAGCTTGTGTCGGCGGGCCGTGAGCACTTCAAGGAGAGCAGTGAGCTTAAAGAGAAGTACGAGACTGCATTAGCAGCGTGCCAGCAGGAGATAGACACGCTGAAGGCGGTGGTGGATAATAAGAACCAGGAGATCAGTGAGATGAAGCAGAAAGTCCAACAGGCTGCCAAGGAAAACATGGAAATGATGGACACCTGGAAGGTATTCTTCTTAACTTAGTGCAAGTTCAAAGAACTTTGGCAACAGTAGCAGGGTCACTGCAGTGTAGTTCTGTGAATCACTAAGTCATGAACGCTGAATGGGTAAGAGGTTTAAAAGGCATAAAGTTTGGATTCATTTGATTCCCACAGAATGTTCCACATAGCAGAGTGGAAAAGCAAAAGTTTAGAAAACTAGAGTTTGGACCAAGGAAAACCAAACAAGAAGAACATGATTGAGATTTCAACCAAAACAACAGTACAACCTAATAATTCTTTTCACTTTCATCTGCAGGATAAATTCGACACTTTAGTGAGCAACCACCAGCGTTCTTTGGAAGAACTGAAGGCCAAATTGAGCAGTGATCAAGCTGTTCCAGCAGGCCAGGAGCAGGACGCCCAGGAGCTGAGAGCCACTCTGGAGGGCCTGAAGATGGAGCACCAGCTGGAGATGGAGAATCTCAAGGCCAAACATAAGATCGAAGCCGCAATCCTGACCAAGGAACGTGAAGACCTCTGCACTCGTCTTCAGGAGGCCAAAGACCAGCTGGCTGAAGGCAACCAGGCATGGAGGACCGAGGTGGAGGCCAAAAGCAGCAAGCAGGCCCTGGAGGAGGTCACGGATAAGCTACAGAAGGCGGAGCAGAGGCTGGCGGAGATGGAGAAGCTTAAAATGGAGCAGGACAAAAGCACAggggagctgagagagagactggagctgtcagagaagaagatgatggACTATGAGGCCCTGCAGAAGGCACAGGCAGAGAGCCAAGAAGAGATCCAGAAACTGGAGGAGAAACTGAGGGTGACGGCCAACCAGCTCCAGGCCATCCAGGCAGACCGCTACACATCCCATGATGCAAATGTGAGTGGCTGAATCCACTACCTGATTTAATATGCTGTCATTGTTTGGATTGAAGTTGAACTCTCCTAACACTTGATCCTGTTTCAGGTGATTGAGGATAACGAAATTTCAGAAGAGAAGATGAAGCTTAAACAGAATATTGAAGGTatcaacattcatttattttccatgtatttatgtatactgctgctgctctaatTTTCTCATGCGATTATATCTTCTGGTTCATGTTATTGCTTCCCAAAGTAAAACAACTTATTGCAATGATGTATTATGagcataaaaacaacatttggctgtttttaagggGTTATGTGTCTGGCTTTTTGTTGGCCAAGCACAGTAACGTTTTTAGAAATACACTTTTAACATCCCAGTATTATATCTGTAAGCACAGGGCTACAGCCTGTTAGCTTAGTATATAGACTATAGCAGTagctctgtttaaaaaaacaaaactgacctACCGCTACTTCTAAACAGCTGTCTCTGAGCAGCTCATAACCAAAACAGCAAATTGTAATTTTTACTCTTTGATTTTGTACAAATTAAGGacccagtgtgtcagattttatgGGCttaatttacagaatatggcaaaattggaatataatattcataactgtttgttttcattcgtGTATAATAAGaatctgtatgtttttgttacctttttaatCAGACACAGGTCTTATTTCAGGGTCCCATATCCCACATTGTTGCcctttctttgacattttggtaTCCAtaagaacaaatacaaagttCAATGATTCATAAGATTTTACAATCTGTTGCTAAGTGACTTGCTACAGTAACTGTAATACATACATCCGGGCGCTTCTTTGTGGCTTTTTGATTTCTAAGCCAGACGCTTaactgttgctttgtttttcttcagaaacAATGGAGAAGTtgttaaaaagggaaaaagaggtCTCGACTCTCACGTCCCAGGTTGAAGCCCTCAAATCTCAGATGGGAGGTAAATGTCATTTTCCAGAACATGTCCAGGAGCAGTCAGCGACCTTTTCCATACTCTCATGTCTTTTTCTTGAAGGCTTTTCATCTGTGGATATTTGAATCTCTGTAGAGTTCaggccttcacacacacaataacagagCTAATGAAAATATGTAGTTTTGTGTAGCCTGTAGGGGGCTTGTAAACACTCACATTTCCCTCACAAATATTGCTTTTGGCTAAAGCATTTCTCTCCCATGAGCCACTTTAGGTTTTGGTTTGGTGGAAATATGACATATTTCTGAATATATAAACTCGTTATCTGCCTCATATTTACATAATGACCTTCATTAGTGTCATTCTATCAGCGTTGCTCTCTTTGTACACccctgtttgtgtctgcaggctTCTCTTCGTTTTCCACTGCTTGTGTTGAGTTCACTGTACTGTAGATTGTGTTCATCTCCACTGTTACATTCTTTGATCATCGCTGCGAAATCTGTCGACCGGCTGTCTTTTTGAAAACTTTAAGTTCCATCACATCAAAAGGACCCCAAACACTTCATGTAGTTCAGATAATCAAAATGACACGCTTTGAAGAAAAGTCTGAATAATTTAAAGAGGAATAGAACAATATGGGGCACAAAGTGAAGAACAGTTTCACAACATGAAATCTGAATGTTCCGATAACTGTGGACCTCATCAGCATGGTTCAAGTTGGGGGCTCACTTCGTGACATACTTCCATTGCAAATGATGGGGGACGAAAGGCTTATAGGATATTTTTTAACATGAAGTCTCCTCTTTGTATTGCCCTTCATAGTGATCGTTTGCTGAACTGCAGTGGAGAAAGAGTAACACAAGTTTAGAGTATCATAACTCCTGCAGATAAACTTTGGGGTATTCTTTACATAAAGGAGTACTATGGCATGTCCGTTTTTATCATGATGACGTGACATTTGTTGGGGTACGGCATTATAATGCTTTTTTGTCACACATTTtactttatatcttttttttggaaaaaacatttttgcttaATTGTGCCGCCTTTTATGGCTAGTATGAACAGGAGGAATTAttacagcaaacaaaacaaacgtgtGTTCATATGTATACTAAATTTATACTAGTTCTTTAAAGTCACAGAGACGTCCATTCTCACTTTATCTGTGGAGATTGGCTTCCAAAGTAGTCGTAATGTAACAAAATCCTGCTCGTGCTTACATAGATTTAAGGTGAgcaccacagactgtataataATTAGTGCTTTCTTAAAATCTGCTGGCAGAGGCCGACTCCACTGGATGAATAGAGGAATAAGCCAGATTGTGTTAAGAGTAAACACTTTATGGTCTCAGtctctagtttcaagtcttctttcAGATGgtgtcatttcatcattttatggtattttttatttagaaaatcaagtaaaatagtaaaatagatGATAGAGCAGGGTGTGCTGAGGGCTATAGTTTGCTATGTGTGTACCAAAGCAAAGTACTCAACTGAAGTGTCCAGTACGTACAGTGTTCTTTTTATTATCAGAGtaaaatcaatatcaatatccGTTTTCTAATAAATAGTAACTATAGCATCTttcataaaagaaaatgaaataactaGCTCTGTAAATTGTTCTTTTACTATTGTGATCAAAATCATTGTGCTGAAGTTGAATTCTGAGGCTGGTTTTCTAATAAATATAGCAACTTCTGATCAACTCATTTAAATTTCAGGCTTAAATGAACAACTTTTGATCAGATCCATGTAGGATAAAGGAGCACCACCTCCTCATACAAATATGGTCACCTCTGGCTCCAAAACAACAAGATGGCGACCACTGTAATGCCAAACTCATCAACTTCATGTGGAACTTTACCCCTTAAGCAGATGAATGAGAAACTAACACACTAACTAGCGCTGCAAGGTTTAGTCTTAAcctttaaaataatacaaattgtTAACTTTTCCTCAGCTGTCATGGAAAAATAAGTAGTTCTGAATAAATAACACTTCAGCATTTCATTTACAGGCATAAAAACTGTTTATACACAAGTTCTTAATGCTTCATAAACACCTATAAGTGACCTTAAATATGCTTACAGCTACATTTATTTGGTGTTTTACACACATAACAACGTTATAAATTctgccaaacacacagcaaaaaaaaacaaacttgctcCTTCTTTCTCGTCTCCCAGCACTAGAGGGCAAAGTCCGCTCAGGGGAAAAGAAAGTCGAGGCCATGGCCAAGGAGAAGGTGCGTTTGGAGACGGAGCTGGAGTCCATGACCAAGAAGTCCCATGATGCCTCTGGGCAGCTGGTCAACATCAGCCAGGAGCTGCTGAAAAAAGAGAGGTATGGAGATGAGGCTGTATCGATTTTACAATCTGCCTCAGCACTCAGTGggaaagaggagtgaaaaacTATATCTGCAGTCATGCAGACATGATGCACAAAAATACATCATATGATCAATTTGTTAATGGAAGCCACAGGCGATGTATTGATTTGACTGCACGCATTGTCAACTCGAACAGTTTTCTTTGAATATTACATCTAGAAATTGGTTATTAGCTATGCTAGAACTCATCTACAACAAGAGGTTTGTgtatattattaaataacagTCAACACGAGACACTTTTTTCTCGTGCTGTACTTTCGAGAGCTGTTCTCTGTATTGTTCAAGTACCATGCTGCATTTGAACTCCAAAGTCCAGCACAGCTGGTAACGAGAATACAGACTCATTACACTTTCATTTAAAACGTTGTTCCACGAGGGGAATATATTCtgcacatgtaaaaaaaacaaaaaaacaaacaaacaaaaaaacgctAAAACGTACAGTAAAAGGGTAACACAAAGCAGTTAACTCTATAAACATAATCAGCAAGATAAGATGAGGAGAAGACATAGGCCTATAGTTTCACAGGCGCTTACCTCGTTATGAATATTCCACTTTCACTGTTCGTGTATGATTACTTATTAATAGCACCTGTAGGGGCGCCCCCCGTGGTTTAGCAGTGGAGGTGACGACCGTGGACCTCCAAGAAAAATATCATGAATACACTGCGGGGGTATAATGTAGGCCTTAATTAtgtgatgaattaaaaatgaaggTGCTGTTTAATAAAAGTCAAGAAATAGGCTGATACTTCAGGTTACTTCAGGAGTACAGTGTTAGAAGAAGAAAGTTGTAGaattttaaacactgaaaagaatatatatgttttaGTACTTGTTGATTCCCactggctcaggaggtagagctgATCATTCACTATTGTCTTGTCCACCTATCAcaacccaaattgctcctgatggtCATTTCAGTTTAATATACAAACATGATCATTTGACAGAGGTCCCAGACCTTTTCGGCTATCTAATGTTTGTTTCCTTGAGCTGAAGGGAGCTGCTGATGATAATTCTCTTGGGATTTGTCTCTCTaagttttcctttttccctAGTTTTTGTCTTGTTGCTGATGTAGCTTAAATGGCAGGTTCAGGGATGACCCGTCATTTTAAGTTCGCCCCACCTTTGCAGTCTTGTTACTACCGGCTTTTGCAGACACAGCCAGCACATAACGCTGCCCCACTCGGACGTGAAACCAGGCGCCAAAGTCTCTGAGAGTCTCTTTTACTTGTGAGTTTAGAGAGCAGCCAGCAGAGGGAATCAACAAAGACCTGCCAAACATCCACCTCTCACAGACTGCATTAAGTTGTTTCTGGCACACTTTTCACAAACCTCCCCAGTCCATTTGTGTTGCTTAAGCTCGAGCTGCCAAATCTGGCTACATTGAATAAAACTCTGATAACTGAGGTCATTATTTAACCACCCAATTGTAAAGAAAGTTGTCACAGTCGTTGCAGACGTGCACGGCTTTATTAAACAGGCTCTTGCCctgcttcacacacattcagacaattcatttcattcatacaGCATCTCTAGTACTGTAGGAACTACACAGATTGCTCTAattgtattacattattggctaTCTTACATTATGCAGTTCATACATTATTGATGGTTATGATGTTAGTAACTGCTACAAGGCACTAAAAATAAGTGCCCCAGGCAATAGCAGAATATTTTTCTGTGCATCATCTCGGCAGCAATTATGTTGTATGCAATAAAAGTATATACCGtcccctggaaaaaaaatcagtgggtGTCCCCTTGAGGAAATGTTATTGGATGTTAGTATCATTAGCTTCTTTAATGTTCCTGTTGCTTTTTCAGTCTGCAACATGCTTTTAGGGAAACAGACTAATACATTTCCTTAAGAAAGTCAGCTTTGAATGctgtttctcatttttatctttGAAGATGACAATTCAAGAAAGGCAGTTACTAGAAAGTcctgtggtggaaaaaaataatgttcttttttttagaaacaaaaagTCTAGAAAATTCATGTCattgcataaacaaacaaactggctGTGGTGACTCAAGTTTGTTCATTTCGTGGTCAGGAGGGCAGCATGCCTGAGGCACCGTAGCAAACATCATCATTCAGGTGGAGagctttgaaaatgaaaagtcaaATAACTTTTTCACGTTCCTTGGAGGTGCGGTgtctctatttacaaaatatggcaaTAGTGGAATTTAATATGCATGACCATGTTTTCATATTCAACTGAAATTGAATgaaagaattgttatgtttctGATACCTTAGAATAAGCCTCTACAGAaactgtgggtcctcttccacagagtccaccatgttcctacagtagcctggaatggacaaaccaaactctaATCTCAAATTTCTATGGTAGATTCTCCTTCTGACTTGGAGCAGGAAGgtgtggagggggttgcaatcccCAACTGCACTGATATCACTAGATCCtacacatttaataataattttattgtccacttgggggcagtgtaAATGAGCTCTAAATGGattgacatattatcacttATCTTATAACTTGACATGGGGAAACAGTTGGTTATTTACACATCCTACACCCCTTTCACTTTacacataataaatgaatataccGCACCTTAAATAAGGGCAGGTGTTAAACTAGCTAACCTATTTTGGGTAACATGAGTAACAGTTTTGCTGCTGCTTCCAACACTTAGCATGGGTTAAATGCAGGGAATAAATTTTAATAAGTTCTTGTTATCCATCCACCAGCCAGTACAGAGATGAGGCTGCCTCCACAATCCCCTCTGGCCAGACTAGCTAGCATATTATTCACATAATGGGCTGGCAAAGGATAATGACCTTTGTGGAAGGTCTAAGCAGATATACGACTTGTATAATACTTGACAGAAAAATTGCACTGCTTCTCATTATCGTACTTGGGAGCAGTCAGGTTTAGAACAATTCACCGTTGTCCCGCAGGCCAGGAAAACAGTTGTGGAAAATTGGTGGTATTACCAAACACTCaaggtttatttgtttgttatttctgtactttatcttcttgtttttattccagGAGTCTAAATGAACTGAGGGTGTTACTCCTGGAGACACATCGCCATTCACGGGATATGGAGAAAGACCTGAACAGAGAAGTGCACAAAGCTGAGTGGAGGGTGAAGGAGCAGAAACTACAGGATGACATCAAGACCCTGCGTGAAAAACTGCTTCTACTGGTGAGAATGAAGGACTTTGTGATGATAAGCTACTGTTCTTCTGGGGTGAAAGGTTTGCACTGTCTCCCCCACACAGATCTATTATTAACTTACCAAGGGGATCAgttgagtaaaaaaagaaaatacaagtcTTATTGGACACCTTTGAGGTCGCAAGTTTTTAAACTCTGTTCAGTAGGAAATTGATACTATTCTTGTGGCTTTTTTACAtggttaaaggaatagtttgacattttggtaaaatgcttatgctaagctaagctaatcacctcCAGGCTCCATCAAGAAATCAATCAGACTCTTGgcaagaaatcaaataattgaatttcccaaaatgtcaaacaattctTTTAACCTTCTCTAGGAATGATTTACCACCGCCAAGTTGCATTTGCCTAAAAAAGAGCCCTAATGTGCAATTCCATACTTCAGTTTCCATATAGTAAGCAGAGGTCTTTATTCAACCTCCAAACTTAACAAATCTCACACCTATAAGTTAAAATGCAGACTACTTGTTAAACATTGGTAATCTCCAAACATCAGCTAAGATAACCATGATGACAAGTCCCACCCCTTtctgctctgtgctccaatTGCAGCCAAGCATGCCTCGTTAACTTCGGTcaactttctccttttttgtaCTCATAACTGTACCGACAACCAAATTTAGAAGTtggttaaaagttaaaagttacaCAATCACATTTTAGGTTAGCAAATATTAGTAAAACACTTGCTAACTAACCTATGTCAATTGATAGTTAGCAAGTTATCTTGTATTACATTAAAATTGGCTAACTTAAGATATGACGATATAAATGTCTCTTGAatctcttctttttaaaaaattggtTGTATTTTCAACATAGACAAGTATCATCTGTATAAGTACAGGAAAGGAGAAAATTGACTGAGGTttgctcaactgtgattggagcagaAAGAGGCAGGcttagaaagagagaaataattTGTGCCAACTGATCCCCAAgagaaaatctgtttaaatatgaaaatgtgctCTGTGAATAGTGTATTAATCACATATACGGTAGCATGATATGCATGATTTAATAGAAGGTCCTGGCCTTGTGTGCATTTTAGGGTCGGGAAAGGTCTTCACCTGACCACCGTCGGTACTCCATGTTGGACCCCTCGGCCCTGGACTCAGAAGTGAGCCGTCTTCGCCAACGGCTGCTCAGCACTGAAGAGGCTCTGAGGAATGCCTTGGAACACAACCAGCAAGTCGACCAGCTGGTCCAGGCTATGCGCAGGCATCCAGATAAAAGCCCGGTAAAACTGATTGGAGATCCAACTTgcaatggaaaa
This genomic stretch from Larimichthys crocea isolate SSNF chromosome III, L_crocea_2.0, whole genome shotgun sequence harbors:
- the clip2 gene encoding CAP-Gly domain-containing linker protein 2 isoform X4, which encodes MNMLKSSGLKIPGRGPKHSSPVGRTSAGGTSSPVVPKDNCPLKPTTPTKISEEGDDVLGDYTVGEQVWVNGVKPGAIAYLGETQFAPGQWAGVILNDLVGKNDGSVGGVRYFECQPLQGIFTRPSKLTRQPVGEGSDSHSTDSLSAQNQTQQGGSGAPPGQRVVVPLREGLLNSAVKTGNESGSNMSDSGSVKKGGDKDLRVGDRVLVGGSKMGVIRYMGETDFAKGEWCGVELDEPLGKNDGAVAGTRYFQCLPKFGLFAPIHKVIRIGFPSTSPAKAKKSKRVAMGVSSLAHSPSSSSISSVSSVASSVGGRPSRAGLLTETSSRYARKISGTTALQEALKEKQQHIEQLLAERDLERADMAKATSHICEVEKELNVMKAQHVQYVTENESTLQQVKGMLATTEKDKLELANQLEEEKRKVEDLQFRVEEESITKGDLETQTKLEHAHIRQLEQSLLLEKSRAEMLQKELEKRRQTTVEEQSRIMQLEKELSSRRVEIENLQAQLRGSETSSQQASDSEAAPGTDTQPETLLLREQLVSAGREHFKESSELKEKYETALAACQQEIDTLKAVVDNKNQEISEMKQKVQQAAKENMEMMDTWKDKFDTLVSNHQRSLEELKAKLSSDQAVPAGQEQDAQELRATLEGLKMEHQLEMENLKAKHKIEAAILTKEREDLCTRLQEAKDQLAEGNQAWRTEVEAKSSKQALEEVTDKLQKAEQRLAEMEKLKMEQDKSTGELRERLELSEKKMMDYEALQKAQAESQEEIQKLEEKLRVTANQLQAIQADRYTSHDANVIEDNEISEEKMKLKQNIEETMEKLLKREKEVSTLTSQVEALKSQMGALEGKVRSGEKKVEAMAKEKVRLETELESMTKKSHDASGQLVNISQELLKKERSLNELRVLLLETHRHSRDMEKDLNREVHKAEWRVKEQKLQDDIKTLREKLLLLGRERSSPDHRRYSMLDPSALDSEVSRLRQRLLSTEEALRNALEHNQQVDQLVQAMRRHPDKSPAHGANSANGIHHQESDSPRDVGTTLI
- the clip2 gene encoding CAP-Gly domain-containing linker protein 2 isoform X1, which encodes MNMLKSSGLKIPGRGPKHSSPVGRTSAGGTSSPVVPKDNCPLKPTTPTKISEEGDDVLGDYTVGEQVWVNGVKPGAIAYLGETQFAPGQWAGVILNDLVGKNDGSVGGVRYFECQPLQGIFTRPSKLTRQPVGEGSDSHSTDSLSAQNQTQQGGSGAPPGQRVVVPLREGLLNSAVKTGNESGSNMSDSGSVKKGGDKDLRVGDRVLVGGSKMGVIRYMGETDFAKGEWCGVELDEPLGKNDGAVAGTRYFQCLPKFGLFAPIHKVIRIGFPSTSPAKAKKSKRVAMGVSSLAHSPSSSSISSVSSVASSVGGRPSRAGLLTETSSRYARKISGTTALQEALKEKQQHIEQLLAERDLERADMAKATSHICEVEKELNVMKAQHVQYVTENESTLQQVKGMLATTEKDKLELANQLEEEKRKVEDLQFRVEEESITKGDLEGRCTHDAVSLRLGKRTKQTTVEEQSRIMQLEKELSSRRVEIENLQAQLRGSETSSQQASDSEAAPGTDTQPETLLLREQLVSAGREHFKESSELKEKYETALAACQQEIDTLKAVVDNKNQEISEMKQKVQQAAKENMEMMDTWKDKFDTLVSNHQRSLEELKAKLSSDQAVPAGQEQDAQELRATLEGLKMEHQLEMENLKAKHKIEAAILTKEREDLCTRLQEAKDQLAEGNQAWRTEVEAKSSKQALEEVTDKLQKAEQRLAEMEKLKMEQDKSTGELRERLELSEKKMMDYEALQKAQAESQEEIQKLEEKLRVTANQLQAIQADRYTSHDANVIEDNEISEEKMKLKQNIEETMEKLLKREKEVSTLTSQVEALKSQMGALEGKVRSGEKKVEAMAKEKVRLETELESMTKKSHDASGQLVNISQELLKKERSLNELRVLLLETHRHSRDMEKDLNREVHKAEWRVKEQKLQDDIKTLREKLLLLGRERSSPDHRRYSMLDPSALDSEVSRLRQRLLSTEEALRNALEHNQQVDQLVQAMRRHPDKSPAHGANSANGIHHQESDSPRDVGTTLI
- the clip2 gene encoding CAP-Gly domain-containing linker protein 2 isoform X2 codes for the protein MNMLKSSGLKIPGRGPKHSSPVGRTSAGGTSSPVVPKDNCPLKPTTPTKISEEGDDVLGDYTVGEQVWVNGVKPGAIAYLGETQFAPGQWAGVILNDLVGKNDGSVGGVRYFECQPLQGIFTRPSKLTRQPVGEGSDSHSTDSLSAQNQTQQGGSGAPPGQRVVVPLREGLLNSAVKTGNESGSNMSDSGSVKKGGDKDLRVGDRVLVGGSKMGVIRYMGETDFAKGEWCGVELDEPLGKNDGAVAGTRYFQCLPKFGLFAPIHKVIRIGFPSTSPAKAKKSKRVAMGVSSLAHSPSSSSISSVSSVASSVGGRPSRAGLLTETSSRYARKISGTTALQEALKEKQQHIEQLLAERDLERADMAKATSHICEVEKELNVMKAQHVQYVTENESTLQQVKGMLATTEKDKLELANQLEEEKRKVEDLQFRVEEESITKGDLEGRCTHDAVSLRLGKRTKQTTVEEQSRIMQLEKELSSRRVEIENLQAQLRGSETSSQQASDSEAAPGTDTQPETLLLREQLVSAGREHFKESSELKEKYETALAACQQEIDTLKAVVDNKNQEISEMKQKVQQAAKENMEMMDTWKDKFDTLVSNHQRSLEELKAKLSSDQAVPAGQEQDAQELRATLEGLKMEHQLEMENLKAKHKIEAAILTKEREDLCTRLQEAKDQLAEGNQAWRTEVEAKSSKQALEEVTDKLQKAEQRLAEMEKLKMEQDKSTGELRERLELSEKKMMDYEALQKAQAESQEEIQKLEEKLRVTANQLQAIQADRYTSHDANVIEDNEISEEKMKLKQNIEETMEKLLKREKEVSTLTSQVEALKSQMGALEGKVRSGEKKVEAMAKEKVRLETELESMTKKSHDASGQLVNISQELLKKERSLNELRVLLLETHRHSRDMEKDLNREVHKAEWRVKEQKLQDDIKTLREKLLLLGRERSSPDHRRYSMLDPSALDSEVSRLRQRLLSTEEALRNALEHNQQVDQLVQAMRRHPDKSPAHGANSANGIHHQESDSPRDEQH
- the clip2 gene encoding CAP-Gly domain-containing linker protein 2 isoform X3 produces the protein MNMLKSSGLKIPGRGPKHSSPVGRTSAGGTSSPVVPKDNCPLKPTTPTKISEEGDDVLGDYTVGEQVWVNGVKPGAIAYLGETQFAPGQWAGVILNDLVGKNDGSVGGVRYFECQPLQGIFTRPSKLTRQPVGEGSDSHSTDSLSAQNQTQQGGSGAPPGQRVVVPLREGLLNSAVKTGNESGSNMSDSGSVKKGGDKDLRVGDRVLVGGSKMGVIRYMGETDFAKGEWCGVELDEPLGKNDGAVAGTRYFQCLPKFGLFAPIHKVIRIGFPSTSPAKAKKSKRVAMGVSSLAHSPSSSSISSVSSVASSVGGRPSRAGLLTETSSRYARKISGTTALQEALKEKQQHIEQLLAERDLERADMAKATSHICEVEKELNVMKAQHVQYVTENESTLQQVKGMLATTEKDKLELANQLEEEKRKVEDLQFRVEEESITKGDLEQTTVEEQSRIMQLEKELSSRRVEIENLQAQLRGSETSSQQASDSEAAPGTDTQPETLLLREQLVSAGREHFKESSELKEKYETALAACQQEIDTLKAVVDNKNQEISEMKQKVQQAAKENMEMMDTWKDKFDTLVSNHQRSLEELKAKLSSDQAVPAGQEQDAQELRATLEGLKMEHQLEMENLKAKHKIEAAILTKEREDLCTRLQEAKDQLAEGNQAWRTEVEAKSSKQALEEVTDKLQKAEQRLAEMEKLKMEQDKSTGELRERLELSEKKMMDYEALQKAQAESQEEIQKLEEKLRVTANQLQAIQADRYTSHDANVIEDNEISEEKMKLKQNIEETMEKLLKREKEVSTLTSQVEALKSQMGALEGKVRSGEKKVEAMAKEKVRLETELESMTKKSHDASGQLVNISQELLKKERSLNELRVLLLETHRHSRDMEKDLNREVHKAEWRVKEQKLQDDIKTLREKLLLLGRERSSPDHRRYSMLDPSALDSEVSRLRQRLLSTEEALRNALEHNQQVDQLVQAMRRHPDKSPAHGANSANGIHHQESDSPRDVGTTLI